In Fluviispira sanaruensis, a genomic segment contains:
- the map gene encoding type I methionyl aminopeptidase, translating into MPKLKSQEDILKMREAGRLAAHTLKHAGSVIKPGVSTEEINTAVHEYIISHGAYPSPLNYKGYPKSVCTSINDVICHGIPSKTEVLKEGDIINVDVTVTLDGYFGDCSRTFFVGEHISEESIKVTNVAEECLARGIAVAKHGSRLGDVGWAIQSYAEKEGCGVVRDFVGHGIGKVFHEPDLQVPHYGRSGTGLKIVRGMIFTIEPMINAGDWRMKMMKDGWTSKTLDGKPSAQFEHTIAIVGNGIEILTALEDDPIAIRAKALGANILWPELKV; encoded by the coding sequence GTGCCTAAATTAAAGTCACAAGAAGATATCTTAAAAATGCGTGAAGCAGGCAGACTTGCTGCCCATACTCTTAAGCATGCTGGTTCAGTTATTAAGCCTGGTGTAAGTACAGAAGAAATAAACACAGCAGTGCATGAGTATATTATTTCTCATGGTGCTTATCCAAGCCCTTTGAACTATAAAGGATATCCTAAATCCGTTTGTACAAGTATTAATGATGTTATTTGTCATGGAATACCAAGTAAAACTGAAGTTTTAAAAGAAGGCGATATTATAAACGTTGATGTCACAGTTACTTTAGATGGATACTTTGGTGATTGTTCAAGAACTTTTTTTGTTGGTGAGCATATTTCGGAAGAGAGTATTAAAGTAACAAATGTTGCCGAAGAGTGCCTGGCTCGCGGCATAGCAGTCGCTAAACATGGGAGTCGATTGGGCGATGTGGGTTGGGCCATTCAAAGCTATGCTGAAAAAGAAGGATGTGGAGTGGTAAGAGATTTTGTTGGGCATGGAATTGGAAAAGTATTTCATGAACCCGATTTGCAGGTTCCACATTATGGTCGCTCAGGAACAGGCCTAAAAATTGTCAGAGGCATGATTTTTACCATTGAACCTATGATCAATGCTGGGGACTGGCGCATGAAAATGATGAAAGATGGCTGGACTTCTAAAACTTTGGACGGTAAACCATCTGCACAATTCGAACATACTATTGCAATTGTTGGAAATGGCATTGAAATTCTAACTGCGCTTGAGGATGACCCTATTGCTATCAGAGCAAAGGCTTTGGGAGCAAATATTCTCTGGCCTGAATTAAAGGTTTAA
- a CDS encoding multidrug effflux MFS transporter yields MEHDILVQRECESWGKIRTIFFVSAIIFICAIGFVASDIYLPSLPTIADYFKKDAAYVQLTMSLFLLTMAVFQIFSGSLSDKYGRKRVLFVFSLIFIFASLGCFYSSTINELIIYRCFQALGACAGMSIGQAMVADAFGAKDTGRILSITIPLVAFSPAIAPVLGGYIEILYDWRAIFLVLGIYGFIILFLLCSPIFPKSRAMAKKQKSAFEILSFLAMLKNKKFVGFALFMMTSNATYFSFLAGAPFLLKKFGYSPSAVGYAFCIASFPYMFASLLGRRLSFKLSNMQIIFLGLILNIIGGIIFLLMYYFSWQHMAALMIPIFVITIGNGFLMPFSSANAIALFPKNSGLVTGSLGSAQLTAASLGTALMGFIENGTFLPFAAIVLGFSLLTIFYYLAVFGSPKAYLKSQIDY; encoded by the coding sequence ATGGAACATGATATTTTAGTGCAAAGAGAATGTGAAAGTTGGGGAAAAATAAGGACTATTTTTTTTGTTTCAGCCATAATATTTATATGCGCAATTGGTTTTGTTGCATCTGATATTTATTTACCATCGTTGCCAACGATTGCAGATTACTTTAAAAAAGATGCTGCCTATGTTCAATTAACTATGAGTTTATTTTTATTAACAATGGCTGTTTTTCAAATATTTTCTGGATCACTTTCGGACAAATATGGAAGAAAAAGAGTTTTATTTGTTTTTTCTCTTATTTTTATTTTTGCTTCCTTGGGATGTTTTTATTCTTCAACTATCAATGAACTCATAATATATCGCTGTTTTCAAGCTCTCGGCGCATGTGCTGGCATGTCTATCGGACAGGCGATGGTTGCAGATGCATTTGGCGCAAAAGATACGGGTAGAATTCTTTCTATCACAATACCTCTCGTAGCTTTTTCTCCTGCAATAGCTCCTGTGCTCGGAGGTTATATTGAAATATTATATGATTGGCGGGCAATATTTTTAGTTCTAGGTATATACGGATTCATTATTTTATTCTTACTATGTTCACCTATATTTCCTAAAAGTAGAGCCATGGCAAAAAAACAAAAATCAGCCTTTGAAATCCTTTCATTTTTAGCAATGCTTAAAAATAAAAAATTTGTTGGTTTTGCCTTATTTATGATGACTTCTAATGCAACATATTTTTCCTTTTTAGCGGGTGCTCCTTTTCTATTGAAGAAGTTTGGTTATTCACCTTCAGCCGTAGGTTATGCTTTTTGTATCGCTTCCTTCCCATATATGTTTGCTTCGCTATTAGGACGGCGGCTTTCTTTTAAATTAAGTAATATGCAAATTATATTTTTAGGCTTGATTTTAAATATCATCGGCGGAATTATTTTTCTTTTAATGTATTATTTTTCTTGGCAGCATATGGCCGCACTTATGATTCCTATTTTTGTTATAACCATTGGGAATGGATTTTTAATGCCCTTTTCTTCTGCAAACGCGATCGCTCTGTTCCCTAAGAATTCAGGGTTAGTGACAGGATCTTTGGGTTCTGCCCAACTGACAGCGGCTTCATTAGGAACAGCATTGATGGGTTTTATAGAAAACGGAACATTTCTTCCTTTTGCTGCGATCGTTTTAGGTTTTTCTTTATTAACTATTTTTTATTATTTAGCTGTATTTGGTTCTCCAAAAGCATATTTAAAAAGTCAAATCGATTATTAA
- a CDS encoding dihydrofolate reductase family protein, whose amino-acid sequence MFHTENLTIINIMAASVDGKISAHKLESTEDRNQSGLVCNEDFLRMRKLVATCDAVFLGARTLSTEKGAFRVANLTPKQAEPEWIVFTRSGEISFSHEFWQQKNIPKSIFFVSSFNKSDEPFLKIEEKQFPFATINCYLGNIIGLLQYLKEKNYKKIALLGGGELNAAFWEQKLVDELFITISPIIIGNKNAPALISSETILKSILECEKVSQSGDFIFIDYKVKK is encoded by the coding sequence ATGTTCCATACTGAGAATCTAACTATAATAAATATCATGGCTGCTTCTGTAGATGGTAAGATTTCTGCTCATAAATTGGAGTCTACGGAAGATAGAAATCAAAGTGGTTTAGTTTGTAATGAAGATTTTTTGCGTATGAGAAAATTAGTAGCAACTTGTGATGCTGTTTTTTTAGGTGCAAGAACATTATCTACAGAAAAAGGTGCTTTTAGAGTTGCAAATTTAACACCAAAACAAGCAGAACCAGAGTGGATAGTTTTTACACGCAGCGGAGAAATTTCATTTTCTCATGAATTTTGGCAACAAAAAAATATACCTAAAAGTATTTTTTTTGTGTCTTCATTCAATAAAAGCGATGAACCATTTCTTAAAATTGAAGAGAAACAATTTCCTTTTGCAACTATTAATTGCTATTTAGGCAATATTATAGGACTTCTTCAGTATTTAAAAGAAAAAAATTATAAAAAGATTGCTTTATTAGGTGGTGGAGAGTTGAATGCTGCTTTTTGGGAACAAAAACTTGTTGATGAGTTATTTATAACTATAAGCCCAATAATTATTGGAAATAAAAACGCTCCTGCATTGATAAGTTCTGAAACAATTTTAAAAAGCATACTTGAATGTGAAAAAGTTTCTCAATCTGGTGACTTTATTTTTATTGACTATAAAGTTAAGAAATAA